Sequence from the Deltaproteobacteria bacterium genome:
GATTTCAAGAAGTTAGGCTTAAATTTCTCCAAGTTCGGGAAATCAGGGGATCTCCACAAGGTAGCACAAGAGTTCAGCCTCCCCAACGTAGAGGAACTCTTGGCCTCCATCGGTTACGGAAAGATCACCACTCAGCAGGTGATCGGACGCCTGGCACCAGAGGAGATCAAGATAGATGAGAAAAAGGAGGGTGGGGGAAGGCTGGAAAAGGTCATCAAGAAGATGACCAGTCGATCTAAGGGGCTTGTAAAGATCGATGGGATTGATGATGTCCTAGTGAGGTTTGCTGGCTGCTGCAACCCCCTGCCAGGGGACAGGATAGTGGGCTTTATCACTAGGGGAAGGGGGGTAACTGTTCACACGACAGATTGCATAAACGCCCTCGCTACCGATCCAAAAAGACGCATAGAGGTATGTTGGGCCCTGGAGGGAGATTCCACCTTCCCTACCAGGATTCGGATCTACTCTACCGACAGAAAGGGGATGTTGGCTACCATCAGCTCTTCCATTTCCGGCAACGGGGTCAATATCACTGGGGCCCAGGTCAAAACCACCGATGATGGAAATGCGGTGAGCACCTTTGATATCGAGATCGGGAACTTAAAACAGTTGAAGAAGATAACCAATGCCTTGCAGAAGATAAAGGGGGTGATAAGGGTGGAACGTATTAAGGGGTGGCAGGGACACTTGGGGCCTTGACGACTCGACCCGCCTTGATACATTTAGTACAAACCTTCATCCTGACTACCTTTCCTTCATGGAGGACCCTTACCTTCTGGAGGTTTGGGCGCCAGACCCTTTTGGTCTTATTGTTGGCATGGCTGACATTATGTCCCCTGAGGGGCCCCTTGCCACATATTTCACACACCCTGGACATCCTGGACTCCTTTTTATGAGCGCCTCTTTTATAATCCTCTTTTTGTGCGATGTCAAGGAGAACTTTCCTGGGGAAGATATTGATCCAGGTACCAGCAGGTGGGGATTTGACAAAGGAAGGACATTTGATGTAATTTGTTCCATCCTTTGCATGAAAGGGGTGATGTAGATTAAGATCGCCGGGGTACAGATGGCCTGCCGAGAGGATAAAGAAGATAATGTTCAAAAGGCCCTAAAGATGGGGCAGGTCGCCGCAGAAAAAGGGGCCCAGATAATCTGCTTTCAGGAGCTATTCAACACCCATTGGTTCCCCAAGGATATCGATGAGGAGAACTTGCTCTTGGCGGAGGATTTGGATGGCTTCACCTTAAGGGCCATGAAGGCATTGGCCAAGGAGACGGGGGTGGCTTTGATCTGCCCGTTTTTCGAGAGGGATGGGGACAAAAATTTTAATACGGCCGCAGTGATCGATCAAGAAGGGAGGATCTTGGACACCTACCGAAAGATCCATGTCCCTCAGATTCCCCTATGGGAAGAGAGGACCTACTTCGCCCCTGGGGACAAGGGATTCCCTGTGTTCGACCTCGGCCTCGCCAAGGTAGGAATTCAGATATGCTGGGATAACTTCTTCCCCGAGGGGACTAGGGCCTTGGCCCTGCAGGGGGCCCAGATCGTCTTTGCCCCCACCGCGGCTGCCTTCGCCTCTCAACAAAGGTGGCTGAAGGTAATGGCCGGCAACGCCATTGTCAACGGCATCTTTGTCTTGCGGGTAAATAGGGTGGGGAGTGAACCCAAACAGGATTTCTACGGTATGAGCTTCTGTCTCTCCCCTGAAGGGGAGCTGGTGGATGAACCGACAGGCCTCCAGGAGGGGATCCTCCTGGTGGAGGTCGCCCTCGAAGAGGTATCCAGGGTGAGAAAGGAGTGGCCCTTCTTGAAAGATCGGAGGCCAGAGGTATATGCTCCCCTGGCAGAGCGGGAGTGATGTGAAAAAGGGTCTGAGCGGGATCATCATGCAAGCCGTCAAAAGGGGACAGGAGAGGGGCGAGTTGGTCAAGGGCCCCCTCCCCACTGTGATCTTAGAATACCCCAAGGAAGAAAGGCATGGTGACTACGCCACCAATATCGCCATGGTCATTGCTTCCCGTGAGAAGAAGCCCCCGCGGGAGGTGGCTGAAATCATTGTGAAAAGGATAGAAGACGAGGCAGGGATCATCGAGCGAGTGGAGGTGGCAGGGCCTGGCTTCATAAACTTCTTCCTCAAGGAAGACTACTGGCGCCATTTCTTGCGAGAGGCAGACCGACAAGGGGAGAGATACGGAGAGGGGGAGTTGGGTATAGGGCAGAGGGTATTGGTGGAATTTCTCAGCGCCAACCCCACGGGTCCCCTGCACATCGGGCACGGTAGGATCGCCGCATTCGGAGATGCCCTGGCCAACATCTTGGAGAAGGTCGGTTACGAGGTGGAGCGGGAATATTATGTGAACGATATCGGGACACAAATGGAATTGTTGGGGCGATCAGTATATCTTCGTTACTTACAGGAGTGGGGAAAAGAGGTCAAGTTCCCTGCCGATGGGTATCAAGGCGAATACGTCAGGGAGATCGCCCGCCAGGTCAAAGAAAGGGAAGGTGATAGATATCTCCTGTTGCCCGAGGGGGAGGTTGTGGACCTCCTCGGACAACAGGCCTCCGAGTTCATCTTGGGGTGGATGAAGGATGATTTAAAGAGGTTCCGGGTCTGCTTTGATAGGTGGTATAGGGAAGGAGATCTTTACCGTGGGGGGCTGGTCCCACGGATCTTGGAAGATCTGCAAGGGCGGGGTTATATCTACGAGGAGGAGGGGGCCCGCTGGTTTAAGAGTACCCTCTTTGGTGATGAAAAGGATAGGGTAGTGGTCAGGGCCAACGGTGCCACTACCTATTTCGCCTCGGACATCGCCTATCACAAGGATAAATATGATCGGGGATATAATCTCTTAATAGACATCTGGGGGGCCGACCATCATGGATACATCCCTCGCATGGAGGCCGCCATCCACGCCCTCGGGTGTGACAAGTCCAGTTTTAAGATCATCCTCATGCAGTTGGTAAACCTGTGGAGGGCGGGGGAACAGGTGAGCATGTCCACCCGGACGGGGGAGTTCACCTCCTTGCGGGAGGTGATGGATGAGGTAGGGGTGGATGCCTGCCGCTATTTCTTCATGCTGCGCAGGGCCGACTCTCCTTTGGACTTTGACCTGGAGCTAGCCAAAAAGGAGGGGCCGGAAAACCCCGTCTATTACGTGCAATATGCCCATGCTAGGATAGCGAGTATCTTCAAGAAGTCAGCGGAGAAGGGGGTGAAATTACCGACCTTAGACGAAGTGGACACCTCTTTGCTGCGCCTCCCAGAAGAGAGGGGGTTAGTAAAGCTGGTAGCCATCTTCCCCGAGTTATTGGAGGGAATGGCCATCTCCTTGGAACCCCATCGTCTGGCCTCTTACCTGCAGGACCTGGCCGGGCTATTTCACAGTTACTACAACAAGCACCGGGTCATCTCAGAGGACAGGGAGATGATGGACGCTAGGCTCCTATTGGTAAAGGCCATTAAAGGGGTCTTGCAAAACGCTTTGGGACTGCTGGGAATCGTGGCCCTGGAGGAGATGTGATGGAGGACTATAAGGAGCCCATCGCCAAGGTACAAAAACGCCGCCAGCTAAAGCGCCTCTTCGCCATTATGGGGGGGATGGTCTTTGTCTTTGTGATTTTCGTTTTGGGGGTGATAGTGGGGATACACCTGGAGAGGGAGAGGGTGCATATTTCCCAGGGTACACCCCCACAGAGTGGGATCAACAAAGAGGGGGGACCTTCAGGTGTGGGCAAGGAGGCCAAGGCCCCCTCAGAGCCTGAGAAAAAAGAAGAGGAGATGCGGTTTACCTTCTATGAGACCTTAACAAAAAAAGAGGTTCCAGAGACAAAGACAGGAAGGAAAGAAAAGGGGAGGGCGAAGGCAACCCCTCCGCCTAACCAGATGGTCAAGGAGGTCAAGAGGCCCCCAGCAAACAAAGACCTTTACTTTGTCCAAGTTGGTTCCTTTAGGGAGAAGGAGAAAGCGGAGGCCTTGCAGGATAGGTTGGTAAAAAAGGGATATAAGACCCACCTGTTCCCCGTGGAGATAGAGGGCAAGGGTCTTTGGTATAGGGTTAGGTTGGGCGGGTATAAGAGCCTGAAGGAGGCCCAAGCGGTAAAGGAAAAGGTTGCTGTGAACGAAGCAATCAAAGGGACAAGGATAATAAAGGGCTTATGAGAAAGAGGGGCAGAGAAGGATGAAGCGGGGGGAAGGTGGATCTTCCCCAGGGGGCCTTCTTGGCTCTCTTACAGGTCAGGTGAAAGGAGGTAAAGAACGAATGCCCGAGATGAAGAAGAAGAGCAAGACCAGGGAATATGTAGAGACCCTTGTCATTGCCTTGCTCATTGCCCTCTTTGTCAGGGCCTTTGTGGTTCAGGCCTTCAAGATCCCCTCCGGTTCCATGGAGCCCACCCTTCTGGTGGGGGATCATATAATGGTTAATAAGTTCATCTATGGGATCAGAATGCCCTTGGTTGGCAAAAGGCTCTTCACCATTAAAAAACCCCGCCGGGGTGATGTTATCGTCTTCATCTATCCCCGCGACAGGAGCAAGGACTTCATCAAGAGGGTCATTGGGCTTGAGGGTGAGAAGATAGAAATCAAGGGGCAAAAGATCTACGTCAATGATTGCCTCTTAGAAGACCCCTGGGGGGTCTACAGTAGGACCAACCCCTTTTGGGGTTTGTCAGCCAAGGAGAACTTTGGTCCTGTAACCGTCCCCCCTGGTTCCCTTTTCGTCTTGGGAGATAACAGGGACAACAGTCAAGACAGCCGCTTTTGGGGTTTCGTCCCTATCAAGGATGTATTGGGAAAGGCCTTCATCGCCTATTGGTCTTGGGACTGGCAGGCCCCCTCCCTCCTCTACAAGGTCCGCTGGAGGAGGATAGGCCACCTCATCCGCTAGTACTCCATTATATCCTTGTCCTTACGAAATATCTTGGCGATAAGGGCCACCCTGACCCACATCCCGTTGCGCACCTGACGCCAATACATGGCTTTTTTGTCCTCATCTATCTCCACGGGTATCTCGTCCCTCCTGGGTAGGGGGTGCATGATGATGGCGTTGGGGGGAAGGATCTTCAGGTATTCCTTTTTAAAGTAGTACTTAAAGTAATCTATCCTTTTGGACTCCCCTGCCTCATCGTATTCATCTTGGATCCTGGTCATGTAGATGGCATCCACCAAGGATATGACTTCCTCCAAGTCCTCCCTCTCCTCAAACTCCACCTTCTGCTCCTGCAGGTGCCTCTTGAGGTCCTGCCCCATCTGTAGATCCTTGGGGGCGACGAAGTAAAGTTTTACCCCCTCGTAGTTCCTCAGCAGATATGCCAGCGACCTTACTGTCCTCCCCCTCAACAGGTCCCCTACAAAGGCGATCTTTTTGCCGTCGATCCCGCCATAGTTCTCGAAAGAACGGTGCAGTGTGTAGATGTCCAACAGGGCCTGGGTGGGATGTTGGTCCCTTCCCGAGCCGGCGTTGATGATGGGTACCGGTCTGCCGATTTGATTCAGGAGGAAGGCGATCCTCTCTGCGAACCCTGCCTGGGGGTGGCGCATCACGATGAGGTCCACATAGCTGCTAAAGGTCCTAAGGGTGTCCTCTGGTGATTCTCCCTTCACCTCCGAGGAAGTGGAGGTATCCCTCACCTCTGAACACTGGATACCCAAGATTTGACAGGCGGCCATGAAAGAGAGAAAGGTCCTGGTAGAAGGTTGGACAAAATACAACATCGCCCTCTTCCCCAGCAGGAGGGATTGGAGGAACCTGACCCCCTTGTTACCCTTGGAGATCCCCCTGATCTTGGTGGCCAGTTCACATATCTCGTCCAGAAACTTCCGGTCAAATTGTTGGGACATAATGACATGGAAGATGTTCCCATCCCGCACGAAGTATTCTTTTTTCTCGCTCCCCCGCAGCTTATGGAAGGTCTCCCAATTGATCCCTTTCATCATTTTCACCCCCCTTAAAATTTATCCTAGCTAGTTTTCGGGGGAAAATCAAGGGTGAGAGGAGATTCCCGTTGAGGAATCCTTGACAAGGTAAGGAAGGAGGCATAGTTTTACAGAGGAAAAAAAATTAGCGGAGGAGTATATGAGGAGAAAGACCATCGTTATAATCCTTACCTTTTTATTTCTAGTCCCCACCCTCTGCTGGGCAGGGGAGATCCTCAGGTGTAGGCTGGAAAACGGGATGAGGGTGATCCTGCAGGAGAGCCACGCGGCCCCGGTGACCGCCTTTCAAGTATGGGTGGAGGTGGGAAGCGCCGACGAGAACCCTGGTCAGACAGGGATATCGCACCTTATCGAGCACATGATCTTTAAGGGGACGAATAAGAGGAGGGTAGGGGAAATAGCAGGGGCCATAGAGAGGTATGGGGGCCATATAAATGCCTATACTAGCTATGACTACACTGTCTATCACGTGGTGATCGCCAGCCGCTATCAGGAGAAGGGGCTGGAGGTCTTGGCCGACGCCATTCAATACCCCTCCTTCGACCCCCAAGAGCTGGCCAGCGAAAAGGAGGTGGTAATCGAGGAGATAAAGATGGGGCAAGATGACCCCGGTCACATGCTCCACAAGGCCCTCTTCAGAAACAGCTTTCGACGCCACCCTTATGGAAGGCCCATCATAGGATATGCGGAGAAGGTTAAAGGATTCAGCAGGGATGAGGTCTTCAACTATTATAAAAAGTGGTATGCGCCGGAGAATATGATCTTTGTAGGGGTGGGGGACTTTAGTACGCAGAAGCTTTTATCCCGGCTAAAAACCCTCTTCACCTCCCCTTCCGGTCTCCTCCCCCCGAGGCAAAGGCCATCGAACCCACCCCAGGAGGCCTTCCGCCCCTTTATCATGCAGGGGGATTTTAGGGAGAGGTATTTTGCCCTGGGCTTCCACATCCCCAGCGTAAGGGATGAAGATATGTTCGCCCTGGACCTATTGGCTGCGATCCTGGGTCAGGGAGAATCCTCCCGCCTGCAGCGGGAGTTGAGGATCAAGCGGGGGGTGGTCAGCTCCATCTATGCCTACGCCTTTACCCCCAAGGACCCTGGGCTATTCGTGATTAAGGGGGCGTTAAGACCAGGAGGGGTCAAGGAAGGGATCAAAGGGATTATAGGGGAGATCTCCAGGATAAAGGAGGAGGGGATAGGTGAGGAAGAGCTGAGAAAGGTAAAGGTCATGGTGGAGGCGGACTTTACCTATGACCAAGAAACAGTCCAAGGGGAGGCGAGGAAACTCGGTTATTTCGAGATGGTCATGGGTGATGCCACTAAGGAGGGGGAATACCTGCATGGGATCTTCCAGGTGAGGGGCGAGGAGATCAAGAAGGTGGCGGTGAGATACCTTCGCCCGGAAAATCTCACCCTCTGCTTGCTACTGCCCGAGGGGCAAGGGGAAATAGTGAACCCCCGGACCCTGGAGGAACTGGTGAAGGGGCTGGAGGTTACAGCCGCCCCCCAGGAGATGGCGGGGGAGATGAACAGAACCATGCTGGAGAACGGTATCACCCTCCTCTTTCATGAGGACCACTCACTGCCCGTGGTGGGGATATGCGGTGTGTTCATGGGAGGGGTGAGGTTTGAAAAAGAGCAAGAGGCCGGCCTCACCCACTTCGTCTCCAAGATGTTGACCAGGGGTACCGAATCGTATAACGCCATCCAATTGGCCCAGGAGGTGGATTCTATAGGGGCAACCCTGCGGACCTTCTCAGGGCGCAACAGTTTTGGGGTACAAGCCAAGGGTTTGAGCAAGGATTTTTCTCACCTTTTAAGGTTGGTGGCCTCGGTAATCACCGAACCGTCATTTCCGCCTAAGGAGGTAGAGAAGGTAAGGGGCGAAATCTTGGCCGCATTGGGTAAGGAGAGGGACAGGATGGTCCCCTGGACCATGCGGCTGCTGCGCGAGACCCTCTATGAGAGGCATCCCTACCGCCTGAACGCCTTGGGAGAGGAAGGGACGATAGAGCGCATAGGGCGGAGGGATCTGGTGAGGTATTATAAGAGATATGTCATCCCCCCAAATCTGGTCCTGGCTATAGCGGGGGACGCCAAGTGGAAGGAGGTATTAAAGTCCGTAAAAGGGGCATTTCAAGGGCTGCGCAGGGCGAACTTTTCCCCTCCCCTTATCCCCCAGGAACTAAAGAAAAGGGTGATCAAAAAAAATGAGGTAGAGCGGGAGAAAAGACAGGTCCATCTCGCCCTTGGCTTCCTAGGGACCAACTTAAAGGATCAAGACCGCTTCCCCCTAGAGGTCTTGGAGGCTGCCCTGGGGGGGCAAGGGGGGAGGTTCTTCACCCAATTGCGGGATAAGGAGGGGTTGGCCTATGTGGTGGCCTTCTTCGTCCGATCTGATCTAGATCCCGGCTACCTGGGGTTATATCTGGCCACCAGCCCCCAAAAGGCAGAGCAG
This genomic interval carries:
- a CDS encoding 50S ribosomal protein L28, whose protein sequence is MSRVCEICGKGPLRGHNVSHANNKTKRVWRPNLQKVRVLHEGKVVRMKVCTKCIKAGRVVKAPSVPATP
- a CDS encoding arginine--tRNA ligase gives rise to the protein MLPWQSGSDVKKGLSGIIMQAVKRGQERGELVKGPLPTVILEYPKEERHGDYATNIAMVIASREKKPPREVAEIIVKRIEDEAGIIERVEVAGPGFINFFLKEDYWRHFLREADRQGERYGEGELGIGQRVLVEFLSANPTGPLHIGHGRIAAFGDALANILEKVGYEVEREYYVNDIGTQMELLGRSVYLRYLQEWGKEVKFPADGYQGEYVREIARQVKEREGDRYLLLPEGEVVDLLGQQASEFILGWMKDDLKRFRVCFDRWYREGDLYRGGLVPRILEDLQGRGYIYEEEGARWFKSTLFGDEKDRVVVRANGATTYFASDIAYHKDKYDRGYNLLIDIWGADHHGYIPRMEAAIHALGCDKSSFKIILMQLVNLWRAGEQVSMSTRTGEFTSLREVMDEVGVDACRYFFMLRRADSPLDFDLELAKKEGPENPVYYVQYAHARIASIFKKSAEKGVKLPTLDEVDTSLLRLPEERGLVKLVAIFPELLEGMAISLEPHRLASYLQDLAGLFHSYYNKHRVISEDREMMDARLLLVKAIKGVLQNALGLLGIVALEEM
- a CDS encoding SPOR domain-containing protein codes for the protein MEDYKEPIAKVQKRRQLKRLFAIMGGMVFVFVIFVLGVIVGIHLERERVHISQGTPPQSGINKEGGPSGVGKEAKAPSEPEKKEEEMRFTFYETLTKKEVPETKTGRKEKGRAKATPPPNQMVKEVKRPPANKDLYFVQVGSFREKEKAEALQDRLVKKGYKTHLFPVEIEGKGLWYRVRLGGYKSLKEAQAVKEKVAVNEAIKGTRIIKGL
- the lepB gene encoding signal peptidase I, producing the protein MPEMKKKSKTREYVETLVIALLIALFVRAFVVQAFKIPSGSMEPTLLVGDHIMVNKFIYGIRMPLVGKRLFTIKKPRRGDVIVFIYPRDRSKDFIKRVIGLEGEKIEIKGQKIYVNDCLLEDPWGVYSRTNPFWGLSAKENFGPVTVPPGSLFVLGDNRDNSQDSRFWGFVPIKDVLGKAFIAYWSWDWQAPSLLYKVRWRRIGHLIR
- the pyrB gene encoding aspartate carbamoyltransferase, with the translated sequence MKGINWETFHKLRGSEKKEYFVRDGNIFHVIMSQQFDRKFLDEICELATKIRGISKGNKGVRFLQSLLLGKRAMLYFVQPSTRTFLSFMAACQILGIQCSEVRDTSTSSEVKGESPEDTLRTFSSYVDLIVMRHPQAGFAERIAFLLNQIGRPVPIINAGSGRDQHPTQALLDIYTLHRSFENYGGIDGKKIAFVGDLLRGRTVRSLAYLLRNYEGVKLYFVAPKDLQMGQDLKRHLQEQKVEFEEREDLEEVISLVDAIYMTRIQDEYDEAGESKRIDYFKYYFKKEYLKILPPNAIIMHPLPRRDEIPVEIDEDKKAMYWRQVRNGMWVRVALIAKIFRKDKDIMEY
- a CDS encoding insulinase family protein, with protein sequence MRRKTIVIILTFLFLVPTLCWAGEILRCRLENGMRVILQESHAAPVTAFQVWVEVGSADENPGQTGISHLIEHMIFKGTNKRRVGEIAGAIERYGGHINAYTSYDYTVYHVVIASRYQEKGLEVLADAIQYPSFDPQELASEKEVVIEEIKMGQDDPGHMLHKALFRNSFRRHPYGRPIIGYAEKVKGFSRDEVFNYYKKWYAPENMIFVGVGDFSTQKLLSRLKTLFTSPSGLLPPRQRPSNPPQEAFRPFIMQGDFRERYFALGFHIPSVRDEDMFALDLLAAILGQGESSRLQRELRIKRGVVSSIYAYAFTPKDPGLFVIKGALRPGGVKEGIKGIIGEISRIKEEGIGEEELRKVKVMVEADFTYDQETVQGEARKLGYFEMVMGDATKEGEYLHGIFQVRGEEIKKVAVRYLRPENLTLCLLLPEGQGEIVNPRTLEELVKGLEVTAAPQEMAGEMNRTMLENGITLLFHEDHSLPVVGICGVFMGGVRFEKEQEAGLTHFVSKMLTRGTESYNAIQLAQEVDSIGATLRTFSGRNSFGVQAKGLSKDFSHLLRLVASVITEPSFPPKEVEKVRGEILAALGKERDRMVPWTMRLLRETLYERHPYRLNALGEEGTIERIGRRDLVRYYKRYVIPPNLVLAIAGDAKWKEVLKSVKGAFQGLRRANFSPPLIPQELKKRVIKKNEVEREKRQVHLALGFLGTNLKDQDRFPLEVLEAALGGQGGRFFTQLRDKEGLAYVVAFFVRSDLDPGYLGLYLATSPQKAEQALRGVKRILQEVRQRGISSEELVRAKNYLIGNYEIGLQGPLALASTMAFDERYGLGGDFYHRYPGEIERVTQEDVMRVARKYITMDSYALVIAGPSSP